From Triticum aestivum cultivar Chinese Spring chromosome 4A, IWGSC CS RefSeq v2.1, whole genome shotgun sequence, a single genomic window includes:
- the LOC123083008 gene encoding early nodulin-93-like, translating into MSTVTRAYLDQKLAAARRCSREAAVAGAKAAAVATVAAAVPTLASVRMLPWARAHLNPTGQALIISTVAGMAYFIVADKTILSMARKHSFDDAPDHLKNTSFH; encoded by the exons ATGTCGACGGTGACCCGTGCCTACCTCGATcagaagctcgccgccgccaggcGCTGCTCCAGAG AGGCCGCCGTGGCGGGAGCCAAGGCCGCGGCCGTCGCCACCGTCGCTGCCGCAGTACCTACA CTGGCGAGCGTGAGGATGCTGCCGTGGGCGAGGGCGCACCTGAACCCCACAGGCCAGGCGCTCATCATCTCCACCGTCGCTGGGATGgcctacttcatcgtcgccgacaAGACCATCCTCTCCATGGCCAGGAAGCACTCCTTCGACGACGCGCCAGACCACCTCAAGAACACCTCCTTCCACTAA
- the LOC123083007 gene encoding early nodulin-93-like, whose amino-acid sequence MSTVTRAYLDQTLATARRCSREAAVAGAKAAAVATVAAAVPTLASVRMLPWARAHLNPTGQALIISTVAGMAYFIVADKTILSMARKHSFDDAPDHLKNTSFH is encoded by the exons ATGTCGACGGTGACCCGTGCCTACCTCGATCAGACGCTCGCCACCGCCAGGCGCTGCTCCAGAG AGGCCGCCGTGGCGGGAGCCAAGGCCGCGGCCGTCGCCACCGTCGCTGCCGCAGTACCTACA CTGGCGAGCGTGAGGATGCTGCCGTGGGCGAGGGCGCACCTGAACCCCACAGGCCAGGCGCTCATCATCTCCACCGTCGCTGGGATGgcctacttcatcgtcgccgacaAGACAATCCTCTCCATGGCCAGGAAGCACTCCTTCGACGACGCGCCAGACCACCTCAAGAACACCTCCTTCCACTAA